A region of Anopheles merus strain MAF chromosome 2R, AmerM5.1, whole genome shotgun sequence DNA encodes the following proteins:
- the LOC121589942 gene encoding SPRY domain-containing protein 7: MFCCLKNCLNGVLPAQSVHITKTANPVQLDSSHMGHEVVIIKNGLRACGTGGVLANAPLVQSKSYFEVKLQQSGHWSIGLATQQTDLNQSVGGKDRESWCLNSNHLVLHGGDVIYRLDASKGSAVPNGGQNSPGHTVPGTVPVDLSPISAPPAFSSVASPPGGSGESGLPQEGDTIGVAYDHVELNFYLNGKNLNVPVLNVRGTVYPCLFVDDGAILDIVLDNFAYGPPPGFERILVEQSLL, from the exons atgttttgctgtttgaAGAACTGCCTCAACGGTGTGCTGCCGGCTCAGTCCGTGCACATCACGAAAACAGCCAACCCGGTACAACTGGACTCGTCACATATGG GCCATGAAGTGGTCATCATCAAAAACGGACTGCGAGCCTGCGGAACCGGTGGCGTACTGGCAAACGCACCGCTCGTCCAATCCAAATCGTATTTCGAAGTGAAGCTGCAGCAGTCCGGCCACTGGTCGATCGGGCTGGCCACGCAGCAAACGGACCTGAACCAATCGGTCGGCGGCAAGGACCGGGAATCGTGGTGTCTCAACTCCAACCATCTCGTACTGCACGGCGGCGACGTCATCTACCGGCTGGACGCGAGCAAAGGGAGTGCGGTACCAAACGGGGGACAAAACTCACCGGGACACACCGTCCCCGGCACCGTGCCCGTCGATCTCTCGCCCATCTCAGCGCCGCCCGCGTTCTCTTCGGTCGCTTCCCCACCCGGCGGCAGCGGGGAAAGTGGATTGCCCCAGGAAGGCGACACGATAGGCGTCGCGTACGACCACGTCGAGCTGAACTTCTACCTGAACGGCAAGAATCTGAACGTGCCGGTGCTGAACGTGCGCGGAACCGTCTATCCCTGTCTGTTCGTGGACGATGGTGCGATTCTGGACATTGTGCTGGATAACTTCGCGTACGGGCCACCGCCCGGCTTCGAGCGCATTCTGGTCGAGCAGTCGTTACTTTAA